A genomic window from Lycium barbarum isolate Lr01 chromosome 4, ASM1917538v2, whole genome shotgun sequence includes:
- the LOC132635587 gene encoding uncharacterized protein LOC132635587 has protein sequence MAVSMFIAANSTVKLNFPTVTKVDNLHIESFRGFLKPVRCNAVEQQVESGILCEPCSGTGWLLCDFCKGQKTNVKSETNKIFRRCPSCRAVGYILCSKCKVFKCVTFPNDEDGMVLSF, from the exons ATGGCGGTTTCTATGTTCATAGCTGCTAACAGCACTGTAAAGTTAAACTTTCCAACTGTAACAAAGGTGGATAACCTGCACATTGAATCCTTCCGTGGTTTCTTAAAGCCTGTGCGTTGTAATGCGGTAGAACAACAG GTTGAGTCAGGAATCTTGTGTGAACCTTGCAGTGGCACTGGATGGTTGCTTTGTGATTTTTGTAAAGGGCAGAAAACCAATGTGAAATCTGAGACTAACAAAATTTTCCGTCGGTGTCCATCATGTAGAGCT GTGGGGTACATATTGTGCTCAAAATGCAAAGTTTTCAAATGCGTAACCTTCCCAAATGATGAAGATGGTATGGTCCTCAGCTTTTGA